TCGGCGGCGACGGGACGGCGGTCGACGTGGCCGACGTTCTCGAGGCCGACGGGGGCGAGACCCCGATGCTCGGGGTGCCCGCGGGCGTCAAGATCTACTCGTCGGTGTTCGGCGTCACGCCGGCGGACGCCGGTCGGATCGCCGCCGAGTTCGAACGGGTCGAGGACCGCGAAGTCAACGACATCGACGAGGCGGCCTACCGCGAGGGCGAGGTCCGGTCGGAACTGAAGGCAATCGTGCCGGTCCCCGTCGCGCCGGACGTCCAGTCGGGCAAACAGGTGGCGAGCGGAAGCGTCGACTCGCTGGCGTCCGGGTTCGCCCGCGAAATCGATCCCGATCGGACCTACGTCTTCGGTCCCGGCAGCACCGTCGGAGCGATCGAGTCCGAACTGGGGATCGATCCCTCCCCGCTCGGCGTCGACGTCTGGCGCGAAGGCGAGGTCCTCGCGCGCGACGCCTCGGAGTCCGAGATCCTCGCGGTCCTCGCGGAACCGGCGACGATCGTGGTCTCCCCGATCGGCGGTCAGGGCTTCATCTTCGGTCGCGGAAACCACCAGATCTCGCCGGCGGTGATCGACCGGGCCGACGAGATCGAGGTCGTCGCCTCCGGGGACAAACTCGACGGGATCGGCGCGCTCCGGGTCGACACCGACGACGAGGGCGTAGACGAGGAGTTACGCGGCTGGCAGCAGGTCCGAACGGGCCGGTTCACGACGCGACTCGTGAAGGTCGTTTGAACTCGTGGCGATCGTACGACGACGATCGACCGGCGGGGTCGACCGGCCCCATATAAGGTATACTCGAATTCGACACTTCAGATCAACCATATAACTATCGCGACCCGCTGTAATGAGTATATAGTCAAGATTAAGGTCGGGTCAATCCTACCGAGTGGTATGGAAACGCGGAAAGTGCAGCGACTGGGTCCGTCGACGCTGGCGATGACCCTCCCCGCCGAGTGGGCCAGCGAACACGACGTCGAGAAAGGCGACGAGGTATCGCTGCGAACCAGCGGCAAGGGCACGCTGACGGTGATGCCCGAGTCCGCGAGTTCGGAGGAGACGGAAGCGATCATCCATTCGGACGATCTCGACGCCGCCGCCGTCGAGCGTGCGATCGTCGCCCAGTACGTCCTCGGTCGGCGAGTCATCCGGATCGAGTGTGAAGACGGAGCGCTCGAGTCGGAGACGATCAACGCGGTCTACCAGGCAGAGACCCAGTTGATGGGACTCGGCGTCATCGAGGAGACCCCCGAAAGCATCTCGATCCGGTGTTCGGTCGATCCGGAGGACTTCACGCTCGACAACCTGCTCGAACGACTCGAGCGAACCGGGCAGACGATGCGCAGCGAGGCGATCAAGGCCCTCGCACACGGCAATCCCGATCTCGCACAGCGTGCCCTCAACCGAGAACGACAGGCCAACAAGATCTTCGTGCTCCTGCTTCGGCTGATCTTCACCGCCTACCAGAATCCGAACCTCGCCCGCGCGGTCGGATTGAACAGCGGGTTCCCGCTCATCGGCTACCGATCGATCGCGAAGAACCTGGAACTCACCGCCGACAACGGCGAGGACATCGCGGACATCGTGATCGAGACCCCGGGCCACAGCCTCAACATCGACAGTTCCGTGATGCGCGAGATCCGGGACCTCAACGACCTGGTCGACGAGATCACCTCGAAAGCGGTCGAGGCGGCCGTCGAACGCGATTACGACAAGTCCAACGAGGTCCGGGAACTCTTCCACGAGATCTCGAACCAGGAACAGAAGATCCTCACGGAACTGCCGGAGATGTCCAACGAGGACCTGTTGCGCGTCCGTGAGGTACTCGTCAGCCTCCAGCAAACCGCCCAGTACGCGATGCGAAACGCGGAGATCTCGGCGAACCTCGCACTGAACGAGGAGTCCGAGTACACGACGATCAACTGACCGGGCCGCGCTTCTCGCCCGCCCGATCGATCACGTCTATTCGTCAGCCGTCGATCCGCCGGTCGGCTGGCGACTTCTCGCACTCGCGCCCGGATCGAGGCGGCCGAGAAATGGATGCAATTAAGAAACCCTACCAGAAATCCTCGATCATGGCTACGCAATCGGAGACGACGACGGACAAAGGCGTCGGGCTGACGCTCGCACTCGGTGCGATCGCGGTCATCGGTGCGGCACTGATGCTTGTCGGCGCGCCCGACATCGAGGCAGCCTGGGGCTTTGCCGCGGCCGTCCTCTTCAGTTCGTTCGCGGTCGTCGCGATCCACCTGTACTGGGACTGATCGCTCGAAACCCACGCCGCCGGGATCGATCGCGGGGCGATCGACGGGCCCTGTGAGTCGCCGCCGGAGCCACCGACGCCGTTTTCGGGGTTCGGATCGGCCGTTAAAAGTTAAGACTGCCGACGACCTAGTACACCGTGACGATGACCGACTACTCCGACGAAGAGCAGCGAATTCTCTCGTATCTCCGCGAGAGCGCCGCCCGCGGTGAGCAGTACTTCCGGGCGAAGAACATCGCGGATGCGATCGGACTCTCGTCGAAGCAAGTAGGGTCGCGGCTGCCACACCTCGCAGAGAAATCGGACGAGGTCGACATCGAGAAGTGGGGCCGGGCCCGATCGACGACCTGGCGAGTCACCATCAGCTGACCCGGACTGGAGTCGCGGTTCACGTCCCCGTCCCACTGACGGCCCCCGAACGTCTCGGATCGATCGTGCTACCCGGTCGGTCTCCCGGCCCATCGGTCCACGGCCTTTTTATCGGTCACACGCCCAGTTAGTAGCATGACTGTACGGGTCGACCGTTCGTTCGAGGTGTCGGCGTCGCCCGAGCGAGTCTGGGAGTTCATCTCGGATCCGGAAAACCGCGCCCGGGCGATCAGCGTCGTCTCCGATTACACCGTCAGGGACGAGAATGGCCACAGGACGACCTGGCAGGTCGAGTTGCCCATCCCGCTCGTGCGGCGGACGGTCGCCGTCGACACCGAAGACGTCACGCGACGACCGCCGGAATACGTCGAGTTCATCGGTCGTTCCAAGGTAATGACCGTGACCGGCGAACACACGGTCGTCGAAACCGACGACGGCACCCGACTCGACAATCGGTTCGTCGTCGACGGCAAACTCCCCGGCGTCGAGAAGTTCTTCAAGCGGAATCTCGACGACGAACTGGAAAACCTCCGCCGCGCGCTCGAGCGCGACCTTACGACCCACCGATGACCGCCGATCCGACACCGTCCCCCGACGGCACGACCACGACGC
The nucleotide sequence above comes from Halosolutus halophilus. Encoded proteins:
- a CDS encoding ATP-NAD kinase family protein; protein product: MDALGVVVNPIAGMGGRVGLKGTDGNVAEARRRGAEPRAPDRARTALSALRRRQPDCTVYTAATVMGEYAAREAGYEPEVVYEPGAASADEEPADGPDAATDAVDPADPGTSAEDTRAAVRAFLDHDVDLVLFVGGDGTAVDVADVLEADGGETPMLGVPAGVKIYSSVFGVTPADAGRIAAEFERVEDREVNDIDEAAYREGEVRSELKAIVPVPVAPDVQSGKQVASGSVDSLASGFAREIDPDRTYVFGPGSTVGAIESELGIDPSPLGVDVWREGEVLARDASESEILAVLAEPATIVVSPIGGQGFIFGRGNHQISPAVIDRADEIEVVASGDKLDGIGALRVDTDDEGVDEELRGWQQVRTGRFTTRLVKVV
- a CDS encoding phosphate uptake regulator PhoU; translated protein: METRKVQRLGPSTLAMTLPAEWASEHDVEKGDEVSLRTSGKGTLTVMPESASSEETEAIIHSDDLDAAAVERAIVAQYVLGRRVIRIECEDGALESETINAVYQAETQLMGLGVIEETPESISIRCSVDPEDFTLDNLLERLERTGQTMRSEAIKALAHGNPDLAQRALNRERQANKIFVLLLRLIFTAYQNPNLARAVGLNSGFPLIGYRSIAKNLELTADNGEDIADIVIETPGHSLNIDSSVMREIRDLNDLVDEITSKAVEAAVERDYDKSNEVRELFHEISNQEQKILTELPEMSNEDLLRVREVLVSLQQTAQYAMRNAEISANLALNEESEYTTIN
- a CDS encoding DUF7525 family protein; translated protein: MATQSETTTDKGVGLTLALGAIAVIGAALMLVGAPDIEAAWGFAAAVLFSSFAVVAIHLYWD
- a CDS encoding DUF7123 family protein, whose product is MTDYSDEEQRILSYLRESAARGEQYFRAKNIADAIGLSSKQVGSRLPHLAEKSDEVDIEKWGRARSTTWRVTIS
- a CDS encoding SRPBCC family protein — protein: MTVRVDRSFEVSASPERVWEFISDPENRARAISVVSDYTVRDENGHRTTWQVELPIPLVRRTVAVDTEDVTRRPPEYVEFIGRSKVMTVTGEHTVVETDDGTRLDNRFVVDGKLPGVEKFFKRNLDDELENLRRALERDLTTHR